The sequence ATGAAATTGTGGAAGAATTTAAGAAAGCAAAAATACCCCTTGTGCTTGTTGACAGCGGAACCACAAAAAAAGCTTTCACTTTGAATGTTGATAATTATGAATGCGGCAGGATTGCGGCGCGGTACTTCATCAAAAAAGGCAGTAAGAAACCCGCCATTATGCTTGGCAATACAAAATTTGCTTTTTCACAGTCGGAACGGCTGCGTGGATTTAAAGCGGCCCTTAAGGAAAAAGGAATGAAGTTTAAAAATGAAATGGCTTATGAAAAACCTGACTATCTTCCTGAAGATCTGCGTAAAGTGGGATTTGCCGCGGCAGAAGTGCTTGTCAAAAACGGAACAGACGCGATATACTGCGCAAGCGGGGACTATGTAGCGCAGGGCATATACAGATACTGCGCGGTAAATAATATAACGATGCCTGAAACGTTAATGCTTGTGGGGACTGATAATTTTGATGTGGCAGACGCGCTTAATCTTTCCACTATTGAACAGCCGCTTGTTGGCATGGGGATGAAAGCTTTTGAACTGGCGGAACAAGCCGCGGCAGATGAGGGTTTTGAATCTGAAACGCTTTTTTTTAAACCGAAACTGATCATAAGAAAAACTTAAAAACTTGACAAATTAACTTTTATTTTGTATATTTATATTGTACTGAAACGTTTCAGATTTAATGTTTAAAGTATCTGAAACGTTTCAGAAAACTCAAGGAGGTGCTCTATGAAGGACATAATGAAAAAAACGGCAGCTTTTCTTGTTTTGGTTCTTATTCCTTTGGCGGCAATGGCGGCGCCTGTAACGGTTAACACAGGCGTTGTGGTAAACACAAATACCTGCGATGAAATATCCTGGACAGATTCTTCGGGGCTTTTAAGGACCGGAAGTATTGTGAAAATAGACGGCAATCCTAACGGGTATACGGGCGGGTATTTTTCCCGGTTAACTTATATGGACGGCGCGTCAACGGTTAATATAAATGAAAGCAATCCGGCCGGCGATTTGTCGGGGCTTGGTTTTATGGTCAATCATCAGCCAACAGGCCATGCGGGCAGGGGATGGGCTAATTCCAAACAGGACGGTTTCAACGGCACAACAACAATTCTTTTTCAGGGAGAAAACCACGTTATATATCAAACGGAAATGGATATGTACGGGGATAATGGAAACACAGCGCTTGGCGCATGGAAAGTTAAATGGGTTTATATGATAAGGACAGGAAATGATTATATAGTGGATTCAATTGCATATGATTTTTCTTCCAAACCTTTTGGAACTTACGGTAATGACATACGCTCGCCATACT comes from Candidatus Goldiibacteriota bacterium and encodes:
- a CDS encoding LacI family DNA-binding transcriptional regulator, producing MKRVTLKDVAKELGVAFSTVSMALSDDKTISQKMKEKVKKKIQEMGYHPNRSARNLVNGKTNNIAVVTPGLFSLYEMHIVRGMELQMVKSKYDLILYTAKYDWGEVHKELRKILYEQTADAVIVIGVMLENEIVEEFKKAKIPLVLVDSGTTKKAFTLNVDNYECGRIAARYFIKKGSKKPAIMLGNTKFAFSQSERLRGFKAALKEKGMKFKNEMAYEKPDYLPEDLRKVGFAAAEVLVKNGTDAIYCASGDYVAQGIYRYCAVNNITMPETLMLVGTDNFDVADALNLSTIEQPLVGMGMKAFELAEQAAADEGFESETLFFKPKLIIRKT